One window from the genome of Saccharicrinis carchari encodes:
- a CDS encoding four helix bundle protein, which yields MDEFSFKNLVVWQKAMDFADECLQITEAIKGHFRLCEQLESCSCSVPQNIAEGKGRFSNKDFVRFLHFARGSLFEAITVLNIFFRRGYIQKSKLDLLELKSMEILKMLNALITSKR from the coding sequence ATGGACGAATTTAGCTTTAAGAATTTGGTAGTTTGGCAGAAGGCCATGGATTTCGCTGACGAATGTCTTCAAATTACTGAAGCCATTAAAGGACATTTTCGCTTATGCGAACAGTTAGAATCATGCTCATGCTCCGTGCCCCAGAATATAGCCGAAGGTAAAGGGCGTTTTTCTAATAAAGATTTTGTTCGTTTTCTACATTTTGCCAGAGGTTCATTATTTGAAGCAATTACTGTACTAAACATTTTTTTTCGTAGAGGATATATTCAAAAATCTAAACTTGACCTTCTGGAGCTTAAAAGCATGGAAATATTAAAAATGTTAAACGCGCTAATAACCTCAAAACGCTAA
- a CDS encoding O-antigen ligase family protein, whose product MINYLIYEKKLFLTLLVWTIIGMASSTAALVIIPLHIFTFRQKQAHLLLLLGLWFLFLLSDSRQYFFGFAQTVKPVAMVVVAYLIWEERAYWPKNHFYHSFILFFVIAVYCVFNSPVQFTSLQKTFSYFLVLFVVPQLVDRLLLINKERFLRGLVTTGTLVLLIGLALRFVLPGMVIFKGERFSGLLGNPNGLGIFAFCFLMMYMLIHRFHRHYFTRAEHYIILGAIGLSLIFAGSRGGIFSSFLFLAGFILFQRNTLVGFVVMIAIFISYQLVVNNAIEIIASMGLEDYFRIDTLEKGSGRVVAFEFAWQHIQYNYWWGKGFGYTEHLMHQYADYFLNKGHQGNVHNSYLTIWLDTGLVGLVAFVWGWLKNFYRASLFTPVVWAVLFGIILSTTVESWLAASMNPFTIQLVIILSLLSNSAFYEREELGDRV is encoded by the coding sequence ATGATAAACTACCTAATCTACGAAAAAAAACTCTTCCTTACCCTGTTGGTGTGGACTATAATCGGCATGGCCTCGTCAACCGCCGCGCTGGTCATCATACCCTTGCATATATTTACGTTTCGCCAAAAGCAGGCTCATCTGCTATTGCTGTTGGGGCTATGGTTTTTGTTCCTGTTGTCCGACAGCCGCCAGTATTTCTTTGGCTTTGCCCAAACCGTTAAACCGGTGGCCATGGTGGTGGTAGCCTACCTGATATGGGAAGAACGGGCGTATTGGCCTAAAAACCACTTTTACCATTCTTTTATCCTGTTTTTTGTTATTGCCGTTTATTGCGTTTTTAACAGTCCTGTACAATTTACCTCTCTACAAAAAACTTTTTCCTACTTTTTAGTCCTTTTTGTGGTACCGCAGTTGGTGGATCGATTGCTACTAATAAACAAAGAGCGCTTTTTACGCGGATTGGTAACCACCGGCACCCTGGTACTGCTCATAGGCCTGGCATTGCGCTTCGTGTTGCCCGGCATGGTCATTTTCAAGGGGGAGCGTTTCAGCGGTCTGCTGGGCAATCCCAACGGACTGGGCATCTTTGCCTTTTGCTTTTTAATGATGTATATGCTCATCCACCGGTTTCACCGGCATTATTTTACCCGGGCCGAACATTATATAATTTTGGGTGCCATAGGCCTTTCGCTCATTTTTGCGGGGAGCCGTGGCGGTATCTTCTCTTCCTTTTTATTTTTGGCCGGTTTTATATTATTCCAACGCAACACCTTGGTGGGCTTTGTGGTTATGATTGCTATTTTTATATCGTACCAGCTGGTGGTAAACAATGCCATAGAAATAATTGCCTCCATGGGCCTGGAAGACTATTTTAGGATAGACACCCTGGAGAAGGGATCGGGACGTGTAGTGGCCTTTGAATTTGCCTGGCAACACATACAATACAACTATTGGTGGGGCAAAGGTTTTGGATATACTGAGCACCTGATGCACCAATATGCGGATTACTTCCTGAACAAAGGGCATCAAGGCAATGTGCACAACAGCTACCTGACTATTTGGTTAGATACCGGCTTAGTGGGATTGGTGGCCTTTGTATGGGGCTGGCTAAAAAACTTTTATCGTGCTTCGCTCTTTACCCCGGTGGTATGGGCAGTTTTGTTCGGCATTATCCTGTCTACCACCGTAGAAAGCTGGCTGGCCGCAAGTATGAACCCCTTTACCATTCAGTTGGTTATTATTTTGAGTTTGCTGAGCAATAGTGCGTTTTATGAGCGTGAGGAATTAGGAGATAGGGTTTAG
- a CDS encoding ATP-binding protein: MEAIDRLRYLDKIKSYVDKDLIKVFVGQRRVGKSYLIKSTINHILKGNPSANIIYIDKELYDFDHISTYHHLIEYVEERLDASKSNYLFIDEIQEISAFQKALRHFQNQNKADIYITGSNADMLSGDLATMLSGRYIEIQINSLSYIEFLKFHDFEDHDENMYKYLRWGGLPYVKNLQKNDLVIFDYLKNILSTILFKDVISRYKIRNIDFFERLILYTASNTGNLITSKKISDYLKSQKVDISTKVVLAYMQHLQNAFLLYKVNRVDVHSKKVFEINNKYYFEDWGLRNALLGLHHYSVPDVLENVVFAHLKTLGYEVYVGVMKELEIDFIAEKDGEKLYIQVAYLIPDEKVKLREFGNLLLIKDNYPKYVVSLDPVQIGPYKGIQHLHLRAFLKKNNF, encoded by the coding sequence ATGGAAGCGATAGATAGACTAAGATATTTGGACAAAATAAAAAGCTATGTTGACAAAGATCTAATCAAAGTATTTGTTGGCCAGCGCAGGGTCGGCAAATCGTATTTAATAAAATCAACCATCAATCATATACTCAAAGGTAACCCTTCGGCCAATATCATTTATATCGACAAAGAATTATATGATTTTGACCATATCAGCACCTATCACCATCTGATTGAATATGTAGAAGAGCGGCTTGACGCATCGAAAAGTAATTATCTATTTATCGATGAAATACAAGAGATTAGTGCTTTTCAGAAAGCATTGCGCCACTTTCAGAACCAAAACAAAGCCGACATATACATCACCGGCAGCAATGCAGATATGCTTTCGGGCGATCTGGCCACCATGTTAAGCGGGCGTTATATCGAAATCCAAATCAACTCTTTGTCATATATTGAATTTTTAAAATTTCACGATTTTGAAGACCATGACGAAAACATGTATAAATATTTAAGATGGGGAGGGCTGCCCTACGTTAAAAACTTACAAAAAAATGATCTAGTCATCTTTGATTATCTAAAAAACATACTCTCCACCATACTGTTTAAAGATGTGATATCACGTTATAAAATACGGAACATTGATTTTTTTGAACGTCTCATCTTATATACGGCTTCGAACACCGGCAACCTTATAACATCAAAAAAAATAAGCGATTATCTAAAATCACAGAAAGTTGATATATCCACAAAGGTAGTTTTAGCGTACATGCAGCACCTACAAAACGCCTTTTTACTGTATAAAGTTAACAGGGTGGATGTACATTCAAAAAAGGTATTTGAGATCAATAATAAATACTATTTCGAAGATTGGGGCTTGCGCAACGCCCTTCTTGGGCTGCATCATTATTCGGTGCCCGATGTATTGGAAAATGTAGTGTTTGCCCACCTAAAGACTTTGGGATACGAAGTATATGTTGGGGTAATGAAAGAGCTCGAAATAGACTTTATTGCAGAAAAAGACGGTGAAAAACTATATATCCAGGTAGCTTATTTGATACCGGACGAAAAGGTGAAATTACGGGAATTTGGCAACTTACTGCTCATAAAAGATAATTACCCCAAATATGTGGTTTCGCTCGATCCTGTTCAGATAGGTCCATATAAAGGTATTCAACACCTGCATCTAAGGGCTTTCCTGAAAAAGAATAATTTTTAA
- a CDS encoding ATP-binding protein: MLTRNLYINKIQHYIDKPFVKVITGIRRSGKSTILMLLSKDLMSRGISKDQIIYINFESFRNFNLSDAISLHTHISSKISAPKRYYLIFDEIQEVNNWEKAINSFMVDFNVDIYITGSNSNLLSSELATYLAGRYIEFHIFPLSFKEYLFFKKERKREITDNYKEFEIYLRTGGFPVLHISDYSYDTAYKIVFDIYSSVILRDTIQRNKIRDIELLERVVKYVFDNIGSKFSGKKVADYFKSQYRKVDINTIYNYLAALESAFIIHKLNRFDVKGKEILKTQEKYFAADSALIYAVMGYKDRIIAGVLENIVMLELLRCDYKVFVGKLHNTEIDFVAIKGNKTLYIQVSYLLAEQSTIEREFKPLLEIKDNYPKYVVTMDTLWQDNIEGVRHIHIADFLLLNEYQ, from the coding sequence AGAAGCGGCAAATCCACGATACTTATGCTGCTTTCTAAAGACCTGATGTCGCGAGGCATAAGTAAAGATCAAATTATATACATCAATTTTGAAAGTTTCAGGAATTTCAATTTAAGCGATGCGATTTCGTTGCACACACATATAAGTTCTAAAATATCAGCTCCCAAGCGCTATTACTTAATATTTGACGAGATACAAGAAGTGAACAACTGGGAAAAGGCGATTAATTCATTCATGGTAGATTTTAACGTGGATATTTATATAACCGGTTCCAACTCCAATTTATTATCCTCAGAACTTGCCACCTACTTGGCCGGTAGATATATCGAATTTCATATTTTCCCTTTATCATTTAAGGAGTATCTTTTTTTTAAGAAAGAACGTAAGCGGGAAATCACTGATAATTATAAGGAATTTGAAATATATTTACGGACAGGGGGCTTTCCTGTATTACACATCTCGGATTACTCGTACGATACCGCATACAAAATTGTTTTTGACATATATTCCTCTGTCATCCTAAGGGATACCATTCAGCGTAACAAGATACGGGACATTGAGCTGTTAGAGCGTGTTGTAAAATATGTTTTCGACAATATTGGAAGTAAATTCTCCGGCAAAAAGGTAGCGGATTATTTTAAAAGCCAGTACCGAAAAGTAGATATCAATACCATATATAACTATTTGGCTGCTCTCGAAAGTGCATTCATCATTCATAAATTAAACCGTTTTGATGTAAAAGGCAAAGAAATTTTAAAGACACAGGAAAAATATTTTGCAGCCGACTCTGCCTTGATTTATGCAGTTATGGGATACAAAGATCGCATTATAGCAGGTGTCCTCGAAAACATTGTTATGCTGGAATTACTGCGATGTGATTACAAGGTGTTTGTGGGTAAGCTCCACAACACCGAAATTGACTTTGTTGCAATAAAAGGTAACAAAACTCTTTATATTCAGGTTTCATATTTATTGGCAGAGCAATCGACCATTGAGAGAGAATTCAAACCCTTACTAGAGATAAAGGACAACTACCCCAAATATGTGGTAACCATGGATACGCTTTGGCAGGATAATATCGAGGGAGTAAGGCACATACACATCGCCGACTTCCTTTTGTTAAATGAATATCAGTAG